One Streptomyces drozdowiczii DNA segment encodes these proteins:
- a CDS encoding carbohydrate ABC transporter permease, whose product MALQARIRPGTGRSGRRAGRLRPERHLLPYLFIAPFFVVFGIFGLYPLLQTFWVSLHDWDRLAGPGQWTGLDNFTRLLGDSDFYTATYNTFSIFVLSTAPQLVAAVALAWLLDRKLRASSVWRALVLVPQYVSVVAVALVFSQLFGRDFGIVNWALEGLGIISSPVDWTADTWSSHLAISFMVMWRWTGYNALIYLAAMQAVPRELYESAQIDGAGRLRTFLKVTLPAIRPTVVFTVVISTIGGLQLFAEPFLFDQQGNAEGGAEHQFQTLTLMLYKYGFINNDAGYASAISWVLFLVIAVVAAINFLLVRRSDRG is encoded by the coding sequence ATGGCGCTCCAGGCACGCATCCGCCCGGGCACCGGAAGGAGCGGACGCCGAGCCGGCCGGCTGCGGCCGGAGCGGCATCTGCTGCCCTACCTCTTCATCGCCCCCTTCTTCGTCGTCTTCGGCATCTTCGGGCTCTACCCGCTCCTCCAGACCTTCTGGGTCTCGCTCCACGACTGGGACCGCCTGGCCGGCCCCGGCCAGTGGACCGGCCTCGACAACTTCACCCGCCTCCTCGGCGACTCCGACTTCTACACCGCCACCTACAACACCTTCAGCATCTTCGTGCTCTCCACCGCCCCGCAGCTGGTGGCCGCCGTCGCGCTGGCCTGGCTGCTGGACCGCAAGCTCCGCGCGAGCAGCGTGTGGCGGGCCCTCGTCCTCGTCCCGCAGTACGTCTCCGTCGTCGCCGTCGCCCTCGTCTTCTCGCAGCTCTTCGGCCGCGACTTCGGCATCGTCAACTGGGCCCTCGAAGGACTCGGCATCATCAGCTCGCCCGTCGACTGGACCGCCGACACCTGGAGCTCGCACCTCGCGATCAGCTTCATGGTCATGTGGCGCTGGACCGGCTACAACGCCCTGATCTACCTCGCCGCGATGCAGGCCGTGCCGCGCGAGCTGTACGAGTCCGCGCAGATCGACGGCGCGGGGCGGCTGCGCACCTTCCTCAAGGTCACCCTCCCCGCCATCCGTCCGACCGTCGTGTTCACGGTGGTCATCTCTACCATCGGCGGACTCCAGCTCTTCGCCGAACCCTTCCTCTTCGACCAGCAGGGCAACGCCGAGGGCGGCGCCGAGCACCAGTTCCAGACCCTGACGCTGATGCTCTACAAGTACGGCTTCATCAACAACGACGCCGGATACGCCTCCGCCATCTCCTGGGTGCTCTTCCTCGTCATCGCGGTCGTCGCCGCGATCAACTTCCTGCTCGTACGCCGTTCCGACCGCGGCTGA
- a CDS encoding endo-1,3-beta-xylanase, which translates to MRHPTHRRPLLRAVGTGAVALAALLSFAGLGAPASAATASTPSGRGVPADGKVMMVMGQDSDTLSDYRTDVLGRQELGAPAPGGVTLYTNLVLGGSPAPLAGMNGPVNWGAGTVDFARTMNEYPGAAVAVGLYLSDATSGCNNQPLRAIIGRNDDDVTAGSPNLITQYRAKVDEMINRFKSYDRDILLRIGYEFDGPWNCYSADFYKDAFRYIKGRIDALGASRVATVWQSAAWPVNTSTDHPEWGYVVTDPKHFDNWYPGDAYVDWVGLSAFYNSRSVRTQWGCGSHDTDPVGLQNRVLDFARSHGKPAMVAEAAPQGARTGAGSTSCIFTNSPAPASGQAIWDGWHAGYFDWVNTNKDVIRAAAYINTNWDSQTQWQCSPGAQAGGPGCANGNWGDSRVQANATVLNNFVAEIKKPLWSTGSSGTTNPTDPTDPTDPTDPTDPTDPGDGGSGTEPTYTQSVVTSPATAIRFTTKNFEASFVTVQYRIDGGAPQNYFLTYDQASGRWEIPVTVPHGATLTYSFNYQPTTQTSQITTPVMTWTAP; encoded by the coding sequence ATGAGACACCCGACGCACCGCCGACCACTGCTGCGGGCAGTAGGGACAGGGGCCGTGGCCCTCGCCGCCCTGCTCTCGTTCGCCGGGCTCGGCGCCCCCGCATCGGCCGCCACCGCGTCCACGCCGTCGGGCCGCGGTGTGCCGGCCGACGGCAAGGTCATGATGGTGATGGGCCAGGACAGCGACACGCTGTCCGACTACCGCACCGACGTCCTCGGCCGCCAGGAGCTGGGCGCCCCGGCCCCGGGCGGCGTCACCCTGTACACCAACCTGGTGCTCGGCGGCTCGCCCGCCCCGCTGGCCGGCATGAACGGGCCGGTGAACTGGGGCGCGGGCACGGTCGACTTCGCCCGGACGATGAACGAGTACCCGGGTGCGGCCGTGGCGGTCGGGCTGTACCTCTCCGACGCCACCTCCGGCTGCAACAACCAGCCGTTGCGCGCCATCATCGGCCGCAACGACGACGACGTGACGGCGGGCAGCCCGAACCTGATCACCCAGTACCGCGCCAAGGTCGACGAGATGATCAACCGGTTCAAGAGCTACGACCGGGACATCCTGCTCCGCATCGGCTACGAGTTCGACGGGCCGTGGAACTGCTACAGCGCCGACTTCTACAAGGACGCCTTCCGGTACATCAAGGGCCGCATCGACGCGCTCGGCGCCTCGCGGGTCGCGACGGTCTGGCAGAGCGCCGCATGGCCGGTGAACACCAGCACCGACCACCCGGAGTGGGGTTACGTCGTCACCGACCCGAAGCACTTCGACAACTGGTACCCCGGTGACGCCTACGTGGACTGGGTGGGCCTCTCGGCCTTCTACAACTCCCGTTCCGTGCGGACCCAGTGGGGCTGCGGCTCACACGACACCGATCCGGTGGGTTTGCAGAACCGGGTGCTGGACTTCGCCCGCTCGCACGGCAAGCCCGCCATGGTCGCCGAGGCCGCGCCGCAGGGTGCCAGGACCGGGGCGGGCAGCACCAGCTGCATCTTCACCAACAGCCCGGCCCCGGCGAGCGGCCAGGCCATCTGGGACGGCTGGCACGCCGGCTACTTCGACTGGGTGAACACCAACAAGGACGTCATCCGCGCGGCGGCGTACATCAACACCAATTGGGACTCCCAGACGCAGTGGCAGTGCTCCCCCGGCGCCCAGGCCGGCGGTCCGGGTTGCGCCAACGGCAACTGGGGCGACTCACGCGTCCAGGCCAACGCGACGGTGCTGAACAACTTCGTCGCCGAGATCAAGAAGCCCCTGTGGTCGACCGGGTCCTCCGGCACCACGAACCCCACCGATCCCACGGACCCGACCGACCCGACCGACCCGACGGACCCCACCGACCCCGGTGACGGCGGGAGCGGTACGGAGCCCACGTACACGCAGTCCGTGGTGACCAGCCCGGCCACCGCCATCCGGTTCACCACGAAGAACTTCGAGGCGAGCTTCGTCACCGTGCAGTACCGCATCGACGGCGGCGCCCCGCAGAACTACTTCCTCACCTACGACCAGGCGTCCGGCCGCTGGGAAATCCCCGTCACCGTCCCGCACGGCGCCACGCTCACGTACTCCTTCAACTACCAGCCCACGACGCAGACCAGCCAGATCACGACCCCGGTCATGACCTGGACCGCTCCCTGA
- a CDS encoding extracellular solute-binding protein, whose amino-acid sequence MGRTRARRTAAALAAAISLVALSACGADSGDADGKITLTVATFSDFGYKPLIKEYEKAHPDVVIKERISQFDQHHNQLSTQIASGSGAADVVAIEEGYLPKFRAVKDKFTNLADYGADKRKSEYLDWKWDQGTLGGTDFVMGYGTDVGSLAICYRKDLFAQAGLPTDRAEVAKLWPTWDAYFATGETFREKVKDKAWFDSSGNIFTAMMNQTQYGFFDAEDKYIGDTNPKVHEFFEATAKATADHQSANLQPFSQQWNAGIKQGRMATMTCPAWMTGQIKTAAGDANAGKWDIAAVPGGGGNWGGSFLTVPKQSKHVKEAAALADFLTSAASQKKIFTGPVGALPSLVTVLDDPEIKGTKQPYFSDAPTGEIFVSSAKSLEPNYRGTKDQQVRIPFGNALQLVEQGKADPDKAWNKALEEAKKNLR is encoded by the coding sequence ATGGGCCGTACGCGTGCCCGCAGAACCGCCGCCGCGCTCGCCGCCGCCATCTCCCTCGTCGCCCTGTCCGCCTGCGGCGCGGACAGCGGGGACGCCGACGGAAAGATCACCCTGACCGTCGCCACCTTCAGCGACTTCGGCTACAAGCCGCTGATCAAGGAGTACGAGAAGGCGCACCCCGACGTCGTCATCAAGGAGCGCATCTCCCAGTTCGACCAGCACCACAACCAGCTGTCCACCCAGATCGCCTCCGGCAGCGGCGCGGCCGACGTCGTCGCCATCGAGGAGGGCTACCTCCCCAAGTTCCGTGCGGTGAAGGACAAGTTCACCAACCTCGCCGACTACGGCGCCGACAAGCGCAAGAGCGAGTACCTGGACTGGAAGTGGGACCAGGGCACCCTCGGCGGCACCGACTTCGTGATGGGCTACGGCACCGACGTCGGGTCCCTCGCCATCTGCTACCGCAAGGACCTGTTCGCCCAGGCCGGGCTGCCCACGGACCGCGCGGAGGTGGCCAAGCTCTGGCCCACCTGGGACGCCTACTTCGCCACCGGCGAGACCTTCCGCGAGAAGGTCAAGGACAAGGCGTGGTTCGACAGTTCGGGCAACATCTTCACGGCGATGATGAACCAGACCCAGTACGGGTTCTTCGACGCCGAGGACAAGTACATCGGCGACACCAACCCCAAGGTGCACGAGTTCTTCGAGGCCACGGCGAAGGCGACCGCCGACCACCAGTCGGCCAACCTCCAGCCCTTCAGCCAGCAGTGGAACGCCGGCATCAAGCAGGGCCGCATGGCCACCATGACCTGCCCGGCCTGGATGACCGGCCAGATCAAGACCGCCGCCGGTGACGCCAACGCCGGCAAGTGGGACATCGCGGCCGTGCCCGGCGGCGGTGGCAACTGGGGCGGCTCCTTCCTCACCGTCCCCAAGCAGAGCAAGCATGTGAAGGAGGCCGCTGCCCTGGCCGACTTCCTGACCTCGGCCGCCTCCCAGAAGAAGATCTTCACCGGCCCCGTCGGCGCGCTGCCCTCCCTCGTGACGGTCCTGGACGACCCCGAGATCAAGGGCACCAAGCAGCCCTACTTCAGCGACGCGCCCACCGGCGAGATCTTCGTGTCCTCGGCGAAGAGCCTCGAGCCGAACTACCGCGGCACCAAGGACCAGCAGGTCCGCATCCCCTTCGGCAACGCCCTCCAGCTCGTGGAGCAGGGCAAGGCCGACCCGGACAAGGCATGGAACAAGGCGCTCGAAGAGGCGAAGAAGAACCTCCGCTGA
- the pssA gene encoding CDP-diacylglycerol--serine O-phosphatidyltransferase, producing MTVIDPDTQAGWVPEAEAEDDADDMPLSLRLSIADTLTLGNATCGFMAVYFTTTGILIPHLTGSDESGMARHSAATAVILMLMAAIFDLFDGLVARKLRSSPMGAELDNLSDLISFGLAPAYFVLVYGMVADDAHQRVSALAAIVVLLAVVLRLARFSCVTLKDGMFQGMPSPFGALTVISIVLLELPFVPTLLAIIGVAWLMVSRVEYPKPRGVLAVAMLGWIVAAMGLLAAWALDAPGGQLLLQTGCALQVVLGAVIPLFATARRVNTFRDNRREARAAQLP from the coding sequence TTGACCGTGATTGATCCCGACACACAGGCCGGCTGGGTCCCGGAGGCCGAGGCGGAGGACGACGCCGACGACATGCCGCTCTCGCTGCGGCTGTCGATAGCGGACACCCTCACCCTCGGTAACGCGACGTGCGGGTTCATGGCGGTGTACTTCACCACCACGGGCATCCTGATCCCGCACCTCACGGGCAGCGACGAGAGCGGCATGGCGCGGCACTCCGCCGCCACCGCCGTGATCCTCATGCTCATGGCGGCGATCTTCGACCTGTTCGACGGGCTCGTGGCCCGCAAGCTGCGTTCCTCGCCGATGGGCGCCGAGCTGGACAACCTCTCGGACCTCATCAGCTTCGGGCTCGCCCCGGCGTACTTCGTCCTCGTGTACGGCATGGTCGCGGACGACGCACACCAGCGGGTCTCGGCGCTCGCGGCGATCGTGGTGCTGCTCGCCGTGGTGCTCAGACTCGCGCGGTTCTCCTGCGTGACCTTGAAGGACGGCATGTTCCAGGGCATGCCGAGCCCCTTCGGAGCGCTCACGGTCATCTCGATCGTGCTGCTCGAGCTGCCCTTCGTCCCGACGCTGCTCGCGATCATCGGTGTGGCGTGGCTGATGGTCAGCCGGGTCGAGTACCCGAAGCCGCGGGGTGTCCTCGCGGTGGCGATGCTCGGCTGGATCGTGGCCGCGATGGGGCTGCTGGCGGCCTGGGCGCTGGACGCGCCCGGCGGTCAGCTGCTCCTCCAGACCGGCTGCGCGCTCCAGGTGGTCCTGGGTGCGGTCATCCCGCTCTTCGCGACCGCCCGCCGGGTGAACACCTTCCGCGACAACCGCCGCGAGGCACGCGCGGCGCAGCTGCCGTAG
- a CDS encoding LacI family DNA-binding transcriptional regulator: MTTETTGTPGKVTLNTIASVAGVSVSTVSKVLNDRSDVSAETKERVESVMDDLGYERRPARRRGSVVDLVLNELDSLWSVEIIRGVDEVLAEAGASMVLSAVHGRSADTREWLDQLAARRSSGAILVVSDLTSQQRRRLTAMDIPFVLVDPVGNVDALVPTVGATNWAGAVSATEHLIELGHTRIAHLAGPRQLLCSRARADGFRAAMERAELPVPEGWVSHGEFNDRSGRQEMARLLDGAAERGEEPPTAVFAASDLQALGAFEVLRARGLEIPADMSVVGFDDLPVARWTHPALTTVRQPLLDMASMAATTLLRIIDGEQVDTLRLELSTRLEVRGSTAAPRTA; encoded by the coding sequence ATGACGACGGAGACCACCGGCACCCCGGGCAAGGTCACCCTGAACACGATCGCCTCGGTGGCCGGTGTCTCCGTCTCCACGGTCTCCAAGGTGCTCAACGACCGCTCCGACGTCTCCGCCGAGACCAAGGAGCGCGTCGAGTCCGTCATGGACGACCTCGGCTACGAGCGGCGCCCCGCCCGCCGCCGGGGCAGCGTGGTCGACCTGGTCCTCAACGAGCTCGACAGCCTCTGGTCCGTCGAGATCATCCGGGGCGTGGACGAGGTCCTGGCCGAGGCGGGCGCCAGCATGGTGCTCTCCGCGGTCCACGGCCGCAGCGCCGACACCCGGGAGTGGCTGGACCAGCTCGCCGCGCGCCGCAGCAGCGGGGCGATCCTCGTCGTCTCCGACCTCACCTCGCAGCAGCGCAGACGGCTCACCGCGATGGATATCCCCTTCGTCCTGGTCGACCCGGTGGGCAACGTCGACGCGCTGGTCCCCACCGTCGGCGCCACCAACTGGGCCGGCGCCGTCAGCGCCACCGAGCACCTGATCGAGCTGGGCCACACCCGGATCGCCCACCTCGCCGGGCCCCGGCAGCTGCTGTGCAGCCGGGCCCGCGCCGACGGCTTCCGGGCGGCCATGGAACGCGCCGAGCTGCCCGTACCGGAGGGCTGGGTCTCGCACGGCGAGTTCAACGACCGCTCGGGCCGGCAGGAGATGGCCCGGCTGCTCGACGGGGCCGCGGAGCGCGGTGAGGAGCCGCCCACCGCGGTCTTCGCCGCCAGCGACCTCCAGGCCCTCGGCGCCTTCGAGGTGCTGCGCGCCCGGGGTCTGGAGATCCCGGCGGACATGAGCGTGGTCGGCTTCGACGACCTGCCCGTGGCGCGCTGGACCCACCCCGCCCTGACGACCGTGCGCCAGCCCCTGCTGGACATGGCCTCCATGGCGGCGACCACGCTGCTCCGGATCATCGACGGCGAACAGGTCGACACCCTGCGCCTGGAACTCTCGACCCGCCTGGAGGTACGCGGCTCCACCGCCGCGCCCCGTACCGCCTGA
- a CDS encoding carbohydrate ABC transporter permease — MAVTTPTRVPAPRSTEGHGRRRNRPPRTGPRRPDRPGALAYGVLAAITAASVFPLYWSFVVASHDDNSVLAGSTPPLVPGGHLFENIQRVFELSAFWQALGNSLIVASTTAVSNVLLSSLAGFAFAKLRFPGRGFLLVCVVVTVMVPTQLGIIPLYMLVTDMGLYGKLSALIVPALVSAIGVFWMRQAVEENIPDELIEAARMDGAGLLRTYWHVVVPGVRTTATVLGMFTFMFAWNDYFWPLIALPPENGTVQIALNQLAAGYYTDYTLMLAGVVVSVLPVLVVFTVLARRIVSGVMAGAVKG; from the coding sequence ATGGCCGTCACCACACCCACCCGGGTCCCCGCACCCCGCAGCACCGAAGGACACGGCCGCCGCCGCAACCGGCCGCCCCGCACCGGCCCCCGCCGCCCGGACCGCCCCGGCGCCCTCGCGTACGGCGTGCTCGCCGCGATCACCGCCGCCTCGGTCTTCCCGCTCTACTGGAGCTTCGTCGTCGCCTCGCACGACGACAACTCGGTCCTCGCGGGCTCGACCCCGCCCCTGGTCCCCGGCGGACACCTCTTCGAGAACATCCAGCGCGTCTTCGAGCTCTCCGCCTTCTGGCAGGCCCTCGGCAACTCACTGATCGTCGCCTCGACCACCGCCGTCAGCAACGTACTGCTGTCCTCGCTGGCCGGCTTCGCCTTCGCCAAACTGCGCTTCCCGGGCCGCGGCTTCCTGCTGGTCTGCGTCGTCGTCACCGTCATGGTCCCGACCCAGCTCGGCATCATCCCGCTCTACATGCTCGTCACCGACATGGGTCTGTACGGGAAGCTCTCCGCGCTGATCGTCCCCGCCCTGGTCTCCGCGATCGGCGTGTTCTGGATGCGGCAGGCCGTCGAGGAGAACATCCCCGACGAGCTGATCGAGGCCGCCCGGATGGACGGCGCCGGCCTGCTGCGCACCTACTGGCACGTCGTGGTGCCCGGTGTACGCACCACCGCGACCGTGCTCGGGATGTTCACCTTCATGTTCGCCTGGAACGACTACTTCTGGCCGCTCATCGCGCTGCCGCCGGAGAACGGCACCGTGCAGATCGCGCTCAACCAACTCGCGGCCGGCTACTACACCGACTACACGCTCATGCTCGCGGGCGTCGTGGTGTCCGTCCTCCCGGTGCTGGTCGTCTTCACCGTCCTGGCCCGCCGCATCGTCTCGGGGGTGATGGCCGGCGCCGTCAAGGGCTGA
- a CDS encoding glycoside hydrolase family 43 protein — protein sequence MTAAPSVRAPGPTGDSAGAINNPVLPGFHPDPSILRVGTDYYLATSTFEWLPGVTLHHSRDLVHWRSLGGVLDQDRLVELTGRPDSGGVWAPCLSYTDGEFHLVYSDVTNLSGAFKDVRNQVITAPTPQGPWSDPVPFPSHGFDPSLFHDDGPGGDGRSWALWMEWDHRPGRHPFGGILLQEWDRAARRVTGPVHRIFTGTGLAHTEGPHLYHRDGRYYLVTAEGGTGWNHAVTVARAPRPEGPYETDPAGPLLTSAGDADHPLQKAGHGSLVATPAGEWFLAHLVARPLTPRGACVMGRETAIQRIEWTPDGWPRLADAPGEDPAAPRTTVPGPALPPAPFPDPPARDDFDAPDLGPLWSTLRRHPAPDWLSLTERPGHLRLRGAQSLGSTHHQSLVARRQQSPGLTFTTAMSAEPRSPLQMSGLVHYYNSTLWHYLHLTWDEELGRVLRLGVCDHGAYREPCAPLPVGDGPLELRLTVRGERALFSVRQEGQDGWQPVGPELDTSPLSDENATQGDPDTGHFRTWGFTGAFIGLCAQDLTGAAAPADFDWTEYRADTLPGAAAQ from the coding sequence ATGACCGCCGCGCCGAGCGTCCGCGCACCCGGCCCCACCGGCGACAGCGCCGGGGCCATCAACAACCCCGTGCTGCCCGGATTCCACCCCGACCCCTCGATCCTGCGGGTCGGCACCGACTACTACCTCGCCACCTCCACCTTCGAATGGCTCCCCGGAGTCACCCTCCACCACTCCCGCGACCTCGTGCACTGGCGGTCCCTCGGCGGTGTGCTGGACCAGGACCGGCTGGTCGAACTGACCGGCAGACCCGACTCCGGCGGAGTCTGGGCGCCCTGCCTCTCGTACACCGACGGGGAGTTCCACCTCGTCTACAGCGACGTCACCAACCTCTCCGGCGCGTTCAAGGACGTGCGCAACCAGGTGATCACCGCCCCCACCCCGCAGGGTCCCTGGTCCGACCCGGTGCCGTTCCCCTCGCACGGCTTCGACCCCTCGCTCTTCCACGACGACGGGCCCGGCGGCGACGGGCGCAGCTGGGCCCTGTGGATGGAATGGGACCACCGGCCGGGCCGCCACCCCTTCGGCGGGATCCTGCTCCAGGAATGGGACCGCGCCGCCCGCCGCGTCACCGGCCCGGTCCACCGCATCTTCACCGGCACCGGACTCGCCCACACCGAGGGCCCCCACCTCTACCACCGCGACGGCCGGTACTACCTGGTCACCGCCGAGGGCGGCACCGGCTGGAACCACGCCGTCACCGTCGCCCGCGCCCCCCGCCCCGAAGGCCCCTACGAGACCGACCCGGCCGGGCCCCTGCTCACCTCCGCCGGAGACGCGGACCACCCGCTCCAGAAGGCGGGGCACGGCAGCCTGGTCGCCACGCCCGCCGGGGAGTGGTTCCTCGCCCACCTCGTCGCCCGGCCGCTCACCCCGCGCGGCGCCTGCGTCATGGGCCGGGAGACCGCGATCCAGCGCATCGAGTGGACGCCCGACGGCTGGCCCCGGCTGGCCGACGCCCCCGGCGAGGACCCCGCCGCACCCCGGACCACCGTGCCCGGCCCCGCCCTGCCCCCGGCGCCCTTCCCGGACCCGCCCGCCCGCGACGACTTCGACGCACCGGACCTCGGCCCCCTCTGGTCCACCCTGCGCCGGCACCCCGCCCCGGACTGGCTGAGCCTCACCGAGCGCCCGGGCCACCTCCGGCTGCGCGGCGCCCAGTCGCTCGGCTCCACCCACCACCAGTCCCTGGTCGCCCGCCGCCAGCAGTCACCCGGGCTCACCTTCACCACCGCGATGAGCGCCGAGCCCCGCTCACCGCTCCAGATGTCGGGGCTCGTCCACTACTACAACTCGACGCTCTGGCACTACCTCCACCTCACCTGGGACGAGGAGCTGGGCCGCGTCCTCCGCCTCGGCGTCTGCGACCACGGGGCGTACCGCGAACCCTGCGCGCCCCTGCCCGTCGGCGACGGCCCCCTGGAGCTGCGCCTCACCGTACGGGGCGAGCGCGCCCTGTTCTCCGTACGACAGGAAGGCCAGGACGGCTGGCAGCCGGTCGGGCCCGAGCTGGACACCAGCCCGCTCTCCGACGAGAACGCCACCCAGGGCGACCCGGACACCGGTCACTTCCGCACCTGGGGTTTCACCGGCGCGTTCATCGGCCTGTGCGCCCAGGACCTCACCGGCGCGGCGGCACCCGCCGACTTCGACTGGACCGAATACCGGGCCGATACCCTTCCCGGAGCGGCAGCACAGTGA